DNA from Polyangiaceae bacterium:
GCCGCCCTGCTGGGCCACCTTGCAGAAGTCAGCGAGCAACGTCTGGGCAAGCGACCGACCCAAGTCGTGCTCACGTCCCCCTATTGGTACGGAAGCCGACAGCGCGAAGCCTTGAAGCGCGCCGCCAGCCTGGCGGGCTTCACTGTGCTGCAGGTCATCAGCGAAGCCACGGCCACGGCGCTGTCGCTGATCGATGCCGAGCCCGAGACGCGGCATGTGGCCATCGTGGACGTGGGGGCCGGCGGCTGCAGCGCTTCGATCTTGGAGATGGGCAAGGCTGGCGTGCGACTGCTTGCTAGCGGCGGTGACCCCCTGGGCGGCGGCGAGGACGTGGACCAAGGGCTGATGCGCGCAGTCATCAAGGGCGTCCGTGCCAAGGTAGGGGATTTTCCAGACAGCCCTGCGATTTTTGAGCTGGTCCGACAGGTGTGTGAGACCGCGAAGCGAGACATCAGCGACGCCGCGCAAGTCTCCGCGGTCATTCCCTTCTTGCCCATCGGCAGCGGCGTGTTCAACCAGCAGGTGCGCATCGATCGTCGCAACGTCGAGCAACTGATGCAGGACACTACGCTGCGCATCGCCGCCGCGTGCCAGAGCGCGCTGGAAGAGAGTGCACTGGACAAGAGCGAACTCGCTGCCGTGTACGCCACCGGCGGAATGACACGACTGAAGACGGTGCGCGACAGCATCAGCAGGGTCCTTGGCGAGATCAGCTCGCGGCGACTCGACCCAGACGGCTCCGTCGCGCTGGGCGCTGCATATCAAGGAGGCATGCTGGTCGGCGGCATCGACAGCATTCCGGTGATCGACGTGCAAACCAAGCTGTCCGTTCCGCCGGCAGCGCCCAATGCCGCTGCGTCCATGCCGCCGCTGCCGGTGATGACTGCGCCACCGCCCGCGCGAGCCTCCGACAAGCCGCCGGACGTCGACACCGGCGCGTTCCGCGTGGAGCTGGCAGGGCTTCTGGCTCATCTGCGCGCCGGAGCCCTCACCGACGGCGCCGGCGCGCCGACCACCCACTCGACCCTGGTTGCCCGCGCCAACGACGTCGTCGAAACCGACGCCGATGACTCGCCCGAAGCGCGCGAGCGGGCGGTGACGCACCTGCGCGGAGTTTGGAAACAGCTCAGCCTCACGATGCAGACTGCGCGGCAGTACCGCTGGGACCATCCGCAGACCATCGGCGCGCTGGCCGCGGCAAAACGCGCCGTCGACGCTGCCGCGGCGGAATCGGTCAATGCGGTGCGCTGGGACGTGCGCTCGACGCGCTTCTCTTTCAAGGGCGAAGACGTGTGGAAGCCCGACCGTCCCCCCTACGATCGCATTCCCCACGAGGTGTTCGCCGACGGCGTGCGCAAGGTCCAGCTCCGGGGCGGCATCAGCGTCGCGGAGTTGCGTCGGTTGCTCGGCGTGTTGCTACGCGACCCAGCTCTCGGCTTTGGCGCAGACGACGACGCGGCCACTGCCTTGTGGGACGCCAAGTTCGAACACGTCGCCTACGTGGCCGTCGACGCTTTCACCGAAGCCGATGAGCCGGAGTTCGAGGAGCAACGCGACGAGCTGGCGAAAGAGCTGGCGAAGATCGCGAACCTGAGTGGGGACTCCGAGTCGGTTCTGGGCAACTACACCGCGGCGCAGCGCGACATAGCGCCGCAAGTCGACGCCGCCAGCCTTTCGGCCGAGGAACGTCTTGCTCTGACCGGAGACTTGGACCCCGGCGAACAGATCTGGCTGCAGCGCTTCGCACGTGCGTTCTCGCAGAGCTACGCCGCGACGGCCAGCAGCGATGGCGGCGTGGAGTTGGTGGCCGCGGTTCGACGCTACTGCGAAGAGCAGTTGACGGCGGGCCACCCGCTGGAAGCCTTCGCCAAGCTCACCGCGCTGACCCAGGCCTTCGAAGCGGACTTCGGACCGGACGCCGCGCGCGATCTCTTCGGACGGCTGGTGGCTGAAGTGTTCAGCGCTGAGCATCTCGTCGAGTTGTTCCAGACCCTCGGCGCGATTCCTCAGTTGACCGCGAACGTAGTCGAGTCCGTTTCGCACGTCCTGCAAGCGCTACCCGACGACCGCTTCGTGCTGAGCGGCTGTGAGCTACACGCATCCCTGCGTCCGGAACTATCCGCTGTCTTGAACGAGTACCTGGCGCGCCATGTAGTGGGCAACGAGCAGCACTTGGGCGAGCTGGTCGCCATCGCGCCGCGCGCGACGGCCGAGCGCTTTCTCGCGCTGCTGCAGGAGACGGACAGCCCGGCCGCCCAAGCCGCCGTTCAGCGTGGGCTCGCCTCACCCCACGCCGAGATCCGCCTCCGCGCGCTGGCGTGTTTGCCCCAAGAAGCGTCGGAACAGCTCCAGGCCGACGTGAAGGCGATCTTGGAGGATCCCGAGCCCACCGTGCGCGATCGAGCCCTGCAAGTGATCGCGGAACAAAAGCTGACCGTCGCTGGCCCCGCCCTGATGACGCGGGCGCGGGACGAGAGCTTCCACGACTTGCCGCTGCGAGAGCAGCGGCTGATCCTCGAGTGCATCGCCGGCCTCAATCGCGAACGGGCCGAGGCGCTGGGACTCGAAATCCTGGAACGCAAGAGCTTGCTGGGCGCGGAGAACGTAGAGCTGTCGCGCGCCCTGGCCGCCGAGTTCCTCAGCCAGTTCGACTCCGAAGCAGTGCTGGGCGCACTGAAGAAGGTGGCAAAGAAGAGCTGGTTCCGCTCGAGTCCGGCTCAAGAAGCGGCGAGTCACGCCGTCACGCACATCGAGTACCGACGCTCGCAACCGCCGGGTGGAAAGGCTGACCGATGAGCGGCATTCGCGACGACGACCACGCGCTCCGCGAGCGACGCCGCAGCGCCGCCGTGGGCGTCGTGCTCGCTGCGTTTCGCCTGGTCAAGGCCTGCATGATCCACGACGACGAGAACCACACCGTGCAACAGCTGGTTCCCGAGATTGCAAATAGCGTGAACGAGTACTGCGACGCCTACGCAGCCGCGTCGGTGCGGCTGATGTTTTCGGGCGAAGTGGCGTTCGTCAATCGCCGGCTGATGCGCGCCAATCGCGAGACCTACGCCATCGCGCTGCAACTCGGCGAACTGCTCTCGCGCGGCAACGCCAACGAGGTGACTTTCGAGCAGGGCATGGACGCGCGGTCCGGCCTCGCCTTTGCGCGGCTCTTGGTGGACGCGCAGCGCAGCCCTGAAGCTGCCGCCCAGCTCACCAGTCGGGAAATCCGCGGCGTGGTGGTGCGGCGCGTGCCTGAGGCAGACGAGTTGGAAGAAGAGAAGCGGGACAGCCCGGTGGCCCAAGTGGTCAAGGCCTACGCGGCGGCGGTGCTGATCCTGCAAGGCTTCTACCGCAGCCTGTCGCACACGGGCATGGGCAACGTGCAATCGGTGAAGCGCATCTCTCAAAAGCTGGTGGCGCTGTGCGAGCGTCATCCTGAACTGATGGTCGCGGCCGCGGCTGCGCCCCTAGCGGATGCAAACCCCGCTCGGCAGGCTGTGAGCAGTGCGGTGCTGTCCATCGCCATGGCGCGGCGGCTGTCGGCGGACCGTGCGCTGGCAACCACTGCCGCACAAAGCGCACTCCTGTTGGACTTGGGCAAGACCCTCGCTCCCAGTTCGACCAACGGCAAGCTTCACAGCGGAACCGCACTGTCGTTCTTGGTGCAGACAGGCGGTCTCCACGCGCCGTCGCAGCGCCGCAGCACCGTGGTGCATCAAATCCTTTCCGGCGACGACAGGCAAAAGGAGCACGCGGTTCTCTTGTCACGCCTGGTCGGAATCGCAGCGCGATTCAACATGCTGCGAGCGCCGGGAGCAAAGGGCGCGCCGGGACTGGACGACACCATCGCAACGCTCTCGGCGGAGCTGCGCAGTGAATCCGATGCACGACTCGTGCGCGTGTTCGTCGGTGCGTTGGGCTTGATTCCGGCCGGCACCGTCGTGGAACTCGACAGCGGCGAGCTGGGCATGGTGATCGGAGCCCCACGTCAAGCACTGGATTTCACTCGTCCCCGAGTGCGTTTGCTGACGGATTCGGCCCAACAGGCCCTGCCGACCCCGCTCGACGTGGACCTCGCCAGACCGAAGAAAGACGAGCCAGATCGGGTAGTTCGTCGCGCCATCGTGAAGCCTGCCTCTTGACCTGACCCCCTGCTCTGAGTCAGCGTAGGCGTCAGCTCAGACAGGCGGTGGTGTCAGTTGGCGCCAGGTCCAGAGGGGGCCAACCGCGAACCATCGAACCATGTCCGAACTTCGCCGCACGTGTGCTCCCTACCCAGGCCGCCTCATCGCCGGCGCCTCAGTGGCGTTGGCGCTCGCTTGCTCGTCAGCCCCACCCCCTGCCCCCGAGCGCCCGAAAACCACCGTGTCGGAGCGAGAGCCGGCCGCAATCGATCGCGGCGCCGCCAGCTACGAAACGGAGATCGGCGGTCTGAACCAAGACGACGTGAACGAGCACTTCGCTGCACTGCAACCGCGAGTGGAAGATTGCGTGCGTCGAGCCTCGAGTCGCGTGGACGAAGTCGGAGGACGCGTGGCAGTGCGCATGCGCCTGGACCGTCGCGGTCACGTGCGCTGGGCATACCTGTCGGACAGCACGTTGGGGGATCGCGGTGCCGAGCGTTGCGTCCTCGACCTGGTGAGCAGTCGCGGTTGGCCCAAGCCCCTGAGCGGCGAAGGTCTGGCAGAGTCGTCTTTCGAAGTGGAACCCGCCGCGGCGCCGAGTGACCTGCCAGCACGGCAGCGCAAGGCTCTGGAGAAACAAGCGCGCATCGCGGCGCGCAGTTGTCTGCAGGGAGTCAAAGGACGCTTCGAAGCGACCGCCTACGTCGGCGGTAGCGGCAAAGTACTCGCGGCTGGCGTCGCCCCTCCCGACGAACGCGGAGAGTCCGTGTCAGATTGCGTCGCGGATGCCCTGGTGGGGCTCAAAGTCGGTCGTTTGCCGGCGTCGGCCCGTCCCACCGCCAAGGTGAGCTTTCGCGTCCGCTGAGGCGCGCCGCTGGTTCGCGCTGCGCTACTGCACGCAGCAGTCTTTGGGCGCGCGGTAGAGGCCACCGTCGTCAGCGAAATAGACGTGGGTGCTGTCCACCGCGACGGAGCCCGGGGATTTGAGCTTCTTCGCCAGCAGCTCGACGGCTCCGCCCGCGAAGGACGCGCGAGCAATGTGCGTTGAGGTAGAGCTGGTCCAATACAAGTGCGTAGCATCGGCCACGAGGCGATCGGGAAGCGCAGCCGGAACAGGCGTCTCCACAGCGCCGCTATTGTCCTGCAAGCGCGCCAAGATCTTGTTCACGTCGCTGAAGTACACGCGGCCGTTGCCCAGCACCACGTCGGCAGGAGCCAGCAGATTCGTGGCCACCGGCTCAACCGCCTTGCTCGTGAGGTCGTAGCGACTCACGGATTGAGCGGCAACGCGGGTCGACCACCACACGTACTTGCCGTCTGTGGCGATGCCGAAGGCATCCGTGCCAACAGACGTCAGGGTTTCTCGCGGACCGCTCACCAGTGGCTTGCGGTAGGCGGCCTTGCCATAGGTGGTCCAGTAGGCATACCCGCCATGCAGCAGCATCCGTTGCGGCACAGCGCCGTCGCCCGGGTCGAAAGCGACGACGTTGCCGTTGAGCTTGTTCACCTGGTCGATTCCGAAGCTGGTATTGCCGACGTAGACGTGATTGCTGTCTACCCTCAGCGGCCCACGAAAACTGCTTCCGAGGGCCACACCGGCCGCGGCACCTCCCGCCTTCGGTACGCGCGAGATCCCAGAGATACTCGCGAGGTAGATGTGTTGCGAGTCTAGGTCGAAATCGAGCGAGTAGACCGCCGCCGCGAGCAACTGCGCGCAGCTCGTCACGCATCCGCCGCCGCCGTCGGGTAGGCCGCCGCCACTGCCCGCGCTGCCGCCACTGCCCGCGCTGCCGCCACTGCCCGCGCTGCTTCCGCTGCCGCTCGACCCCGCCACGCCGCCACTGCCGTTCGCGCCACCGCTCGCCGCGCCGCCACCGCTTCCCCCCGTGGTCGTGGTGGTCATCCCAGCGGAACCACCGCCACCCGCGACACTTCCGCCCACGCCCCCTTGGCTCGCGCCGCTCCCGGCGTCGCTCAATGCGCCCACGGGATCTCCCTCGCACGCCGCGAGCACCAGACTCGCCGCGAACAACGAAGCGCCAAGACCGACGCGAAGCGTCATCGCTTCTTCTTCTTGCTCGTCGACGTCTCGGCCAGCGCGTCCTTCAAACGTGCTGCCAGCTGGGACGCATGTTCCTGGCGCTTTGCGATGCGCGCCTCGATCTCCAGATTCGCCTCGACGTCGTCCGCGAGCTCGTCGGCAGCCACGCGGCCCAGCGCCAAGAGTCGCGGGCCGAGGCGCTCGCGCAGACGTTCCCGAATTCCCTCGCGCACCAAGTCGAGGGCGACCTGCCTAGCCATGGAAGTCGCCTCGGACAAAAGTACCTGACTCAGCTCCAGGTCGAGGAACTCCGTGTTGCCGGGACCGCGCCCACCCCCAGATTGCCCGCCGTGCCCGCCATGGCAGTCCCCATGCCCATGCCCGCCGTGACGCTCTCCTCGCGACTGATTCTCTCCGCTCATGATCTTCCTCCCGGCCGCGCGGCGGCTCGTCTACTGGCAACAAACGGTGACTGGATTCGTCGGCGTCACGGTACCGGTACTCACTCCGCCCGACGCGCCGCAGCTACCACCGCTCGGACCCGCCGTCGCGAACTCCACGGAGCGGGACTCCTGATACGGCGGTGCGGGAGGTGTGGAGTCCGGCGGCAGCGACGCGCAGCCGCCAAGCGTATTCACGGTCACAGGTTGCGACTGACACGTCAAATCCGTCCCCAGGGTCACGCTGCCCGAGCACGTGGCGCCCGTGGGGCTGCTGCAGTTGCACGCGCTGCAACTCCGAGTGTCGTCTGCTCCCTGGTAGTACACGCGATGTTTCGTGTACTGACCCACCGGACACGAGAAGTCCCCGAAGCGCGCGATACAGAGCCCCGCTTCGTAGGGCAGACCGGGACGTGGAACGCAGCTACCGCTGCCGCAGCCCCCGCCTTCTTGCGGAGTCCTGCAAGCTCGCACGTTCTCTTTCCAGCTGATGGGTGGAATGACCGGCGGACTGGTCGGGCTCGGCAAGCACGCGCCGCCCTGAGGATTGGCTTCGGCCCAGCGCACGCTGCGGGCTTGGAGCTGCGAAAGCAAGAATGCCTGGCAGATGTTGGCAGGAATCGTCAGCGGCGGAGAGAGTGAGCCACAGGCGTTGTCTGGCGCGAAGCGAAGCGCAGCAGTGGGACAGACGATCCCTTCAGGGGCGCTACACTTGCACCCTGAACACACCGCTGGTGTGGAGCTGGGGCCCGCAACGGCTTGTCCAACCTGATCTGGAAACCCCGACACGCTGCAAGGGGGCGGAACGTTCGCGCCAGGAGCAACCCCCAGGGCCAAGGGTCCGAACCAACCCGTGGGAACGGCGGGCGCGCACGTCGAGCCACTGCAGTCCGAGTCGGCACAATCGATTGCGCCGTCGCCGTCGTCGTCCACACCGTTGTAACAAGCTTCGAGCACGCCGCCGCCAGTTCCACCCTGGCCCGCGAAGCCCGCGCTGCCGGCGAAACCGGCGAAGCCTGCACTGCCGGCGAAGCCGGCAAAGCCGGCACTCCCGGCGAAGCCGGCAAAGCCGGCGAACCCCGCGAAGCCAGCACTCCCAGCGAAGCCGCCAAATCCCGCGAACCCGGCGAAGCCGGCACTCCCGGCGAAGCCGCCAAATCCCGCGAAGCCAGCGAAGCCCCCGGTGCCGCTCGTTCCGCCCGTGACCGACCCACCGCTTGCGCCGCTGCCACCGGTTCCGGTGCCGCCGCTTCCGCCGATGACGTCGCCGATGTCGCGCGCACCGCACGCGACGAACGTTAGGCCGGCAACCAGCGCGACCGCATCCCGAACTCTTGCCTTGAACCGCATGGCGGCCAGACCTTAGCTCAAGCCGTGGCGGCGCGCATCTTGGCGGCGCGGGCCGCACGCCGACGACGCCACAAGCGCACGAACCACACGCAGATGAGCGTCAGAACGAGAACCGCCAGGGGGGCGAACACCAGCGTCAGGACTGCTACCGCGATCGCGGCAAAGGCCTCCAGCGTCGAGACCAGGAAGTTGGCAAGTCCGCCCGTCGCGGCCGTGCTGAGTGCACGCGTGAAGACGGTCGCGGTCTGGGTGAGCCCTGCTGCTCCGCCCCCGGCGATCACGGCCAGGGTCCATTGCACCCCGGGATGCAAGCCACTGGTGACTCCAGCCGTCAGCAAGATCCCGGCGATCACCGCCATGGGGCTCGCGACGCTGTCCAGCGCATTGTCGAGCCAGGGCACGTAGTAGGCAACGAGTTCGAGCGCGCTGGCGACCGCGAGCACCGCGATGCTCACCCAGCTACCCATCCACGCCGGTGCCGTATCGGCGACAGGGAGCGAGAGCCGCACCGCAATGGCGAGGATCAGCGGCGGCACGAACACGCGAAACCCGCAAGCGGCGGCGAGTCCCACTCCGAGGCACAGACTGAGTGCGATCTCGAGCGCGTCCACGCACGGACTCTGAACGAGTCCCTCACTCGGGTCAAATGCGCGGCGACGTGACCTGCGACCGCTACGCTGCCCGCGGGACGCGCCCCTCCCGGCGGCGCGCGACTAGACCCCCAAAATCCAATTCCCATGGTCTCGATTGTGCGCCTGGTTGCAGCCAGCCCTTTACACGCGAGCGACATCACCGCAAATACTCGGGCGGACCGCGGTGTCGAAGCAAACGCACCGCAACCCGGAGACGACACCCCCCGATGCCCACGAAAAGTTCTCTCGCAATCCTCTCTGCATTGGTAGCGCTAGGCTGCGGCAGTGGCGCGACTGGCGCACCCACACCGTCCACGCCCGCCACGGCCGCGCCCTCCGCAACCCAAGCACCAGCGCAGACGGATGGGGCCGCCACCGCCCCGGCCGAAGCAATCCCCACGACGCCGGGCGCGGTGCGCTTCATCGCGGATGACTTCACTGGCGCCATGAGCCAGGCCAAGCGAGACGGCAAGGTGGTCTTCGTCGATGCCTGGGCGCCGTGGTGTCACACCTGCTTGTCGATGGACCACTTCGTCTTCAATCAGCCGTCGCTTGCTCGCTTCGAGTCACGCGTCGTGTTCACGCGCGTCGACACGGAGCGTGAGCAGAACGGAAAGTTCCTGGCCAAGTACCCCTTGGACGTGTGGCCCACGCTGTTCGTGATCAACCCGGACAACGGGTCGTTGCTGGGTGTGTGGACGGGGGCCGCGTCGCTGCGTGAGCTGGAACGATTGCTGGAGGAGTCCCTGAGCCTGCGCGAGTTGGCACGCGGGAACAAGCTCGCGCCCGACTCGGCGGAGGCGCAACTGCTGGCGGGACAGAAGGCCGCGCTGCAGGATCGCTGGCCCGATGCAGCGGTCGCCTACGACAAGGCAGTGCGCTCGAGCAAAGCGGACTGGCCCCGACGCAGTGAAGCGCTCTTCGGCTGGATCAAGAGCCTGCACGAAGCGCGCAAGGCAAAGGAGTGCGTGGCCGTGGGGGAAAAGTTCTCGAAGGAGGTGCACGGCGCCGCGCTCCCAGGAGAGTTCGGCCGCTACTGGTTCTCCTGCGCAAACGGACTGCCCACTCCGGCGCAGAAGTCGAAAGTGCGCAAGGCGGCCATCACCTATCTGCAAGCAGTGGTGGAAAAGCCGAGTCAAGAGTCGTCCACGGACGACATCGCGGATGCCTGGGACATTCTGGCCGACGCCCTGAAAGACATGGGTGACGACGCGGGCTTTCGCAAAGCACACGAGCGCCGCGTGGCACTGCTCGAGGCCGCCGCCAAAGCCGCCCCGAGTCCCGCCGCAGCCGCCACCTTCGACTATGCCCGCGCCGGCTCCTACGCCGTGCTGGGACGCAGTGACGACGCG
Protein-coding regions in this window:
- a CDS encoding Hsp70 family protein, with the translated sequence MLALGIDLGTAFVRAAVFHGGSLELLQFPDGAHSTPAVVSMGGGSTRVGRTALSRATTHPAETVRGIKRLLGRSVDDPVLRRIAQTAAFEVVGQGREPVRLRLGDATLETEKITAALLGHLAEVSEQRLGKRPTQVVLTSPYWYGSRQREALKRAASLAGFTVLQVISEATATALSLIDAEPETRHVAIVDVGAGGCSASILEMGKAGVRLLASGGDPLGGGEDVDQGLMRAVIKGVRAKVGDFPDSPAIFELVRQVCETAKRDISDAAQVSAVIPFLPIGSGVFNQQVRIDRRNVEQLMQDTTLRIAAACQSALEESALDKSELAAVYATGGMTRLKTVRDSISRVLGEISSRRLDPDGSVALGAAYQGGMLVGGIDSIPVIDVQTKLSVPPAAPNAAASMPPLPVMTAPPPARASDKPPDVDTGAFRVELAGLLAHLRAGALTDGAGAPTTHSTLVARANDVVETDADDSPEARERAVTHLRGVWKQLSLTMQTARQYRWDHPQTIGALAAAKRAVDAAAAESVNAVRWDVRSTRFSFKGEDVWKPDRPPYDRIPHEVFADGVRKVQLRGGISVAELRRLLGVLLRDPALGFGADDDAATALWDAKFEHVAYVAVDAFTEADEPEFEEQRDELAKELAKIANLSGDSESVLGNYTAAQRDIAPQVDAASLSAEERLALTGDLDPGEQIWLQRFARAFSQSYAATASSDGGVELVAAVRRYCEEQLTAGHPLEAFAKLTALTQAFEADFGPDAARDLFGRLVAEVFSAEHLVELFQTLGAIPQLTANVVESVSHVLQALPDDRFVLSGCELHASLRPELSAVLNEYLARHVVGNEQHLGELVAIAPRATAERFLALLQETDSPAAQAAVQRGLASPHAEIRLRALACLPQEASEQLQADVKAILEDPEPTVRDRALQVIAEQKLTVAGPALMTRARDESFHDLPLREQRLILECIAGLNRERAEALGLEILERKSLLGAENVELSRALAAEFLSQFDSEAVLGALKKVAKKSWFRSSPAQEAASHAVTHIEYRRSQPPGGKADR
- a CDS encoding DUF4126 domain-containing protein; the protein is MDALEIALSLCLGVGLAAACGFRVFVPPLILAIAVRLSLPVADTAPAWMGSWVSIAVLAVASALELVAYYVPWLDNALDSVASPMAVIAGILLTAGVTSGLHPGVQWTLAVIAGGGAAGLTQTATVFTRALSTAATGGLANFLVSTLEAFAAIAVAVLTLVFAPLAVLVLTLICVWFVRLWRRRRAARAAKMRAATA
- a CDS encoding thioredoxin family protein; protein product: MPTKSSLAILSALVALGCGSGATGAPTPSTPATAAPSATQAPAQTDGAATAPAEAIPTTPGAVRFIADDFTGAMSQAKRDGKVVFVDAWAPWCHTCLSMDHFVFNQPSLARFESRVVFTRVDTEREQNGKFLAKYPLDVWPTLFVINPDNGSLLGVWTGAASLRELERLLEESLSLRELARGNKLAPDSAEAQLLAGQKAALQDRWPDAAVAYDKAVRSSKADWPRRSEALFGWIKSLHEARKAKECVAVGEKFSKEVHGAALPGEFGRYWFSCANGLPTPAQKSKVRKAAITYLQAVVEKPSQESSTDDIADAWDILADALKDMGDDAGFRKAHERRVALLEAAAKAAPSPAAAATFDYARAGSYAVLGRSDDAVKMLQARMKELPDNYEPAARLARLLHDLGRNAEARPAIDHVLKLAYGPRRMRYLELKANIEHALGNEAARVAALEEEIAAWRAIEKRQGRTPAGLADAQKRLQAAKEGK